Below is a window of Myxococcaceae bacterium JPH2 DNA.
GCCCTTGATGCTGGGGTCGTCGGAGCAGCGCTTGCCTCCAAAGGTCCACATGAAGCGCACATCCCCCGGGGAGCCCTGAACCTCACAGGTGTCGCAGCCGTTGTCGTGGATGACGCAGCCGGAGGTAACGGCGACGAGACAGAGAAGGGCGGCAAGCAGTCGGGAGTTCATGAGGGCATCCGTACGTCGGGTTTGAGGTCGTCGGCCCGCGGTATGCGCCTGTGGACGCCCTCGATCGGGAATTATTCATGGGCGCCGGACCTCACCGCACAGGCGGGCAGGCGCGCCGCGTTTGTTTGACCGTCCGGACCGTGAATGTTAGGCGCTGAAGTCCAATGATACCCCACTTGCCCCTGGCGCTCGCCGCCATGAACTACGTGGAGATCATCCGCGACGCGTCCTTCATCGAGCTGGCGGTGCTTCTCCTCCTGATGGGCGTGTCCGTCGCGTCCTGGGCCCTCATCGCGATGAAGGCCTCGCAGCTGTCGCGCGCACGAGCACAGTCCCTCACCTTCCTCGACATGTTCTGGAAGGCCTCTCGCCTGGAGGCCATCTACCAGTCGGCCCAGAAGCTGGAGGGCTCGCCGCTCTCCAAGGTGTTCTGCGCCGGCTACGAGGAGCTGAGCAAGCTCGCGCAGACGAAGGAGGGCGCCGCCGAGGACGCCATGAGCGCGAAGCTGGGCGGCATCGAGAACGTGGAGCGCGCGCTCAACCGCGCCGCCACCGCGCAAATCACCGAGCTGGAGGCGCGCGTGTCGTTCCTCGGCACGGTGGGCGCGGCGTCCCCTTTCGTGGGCCTGTTCGGAACGGTCATTGGCATCCTCAGCGCGTTCAACGAGATCGCCGAGAAGGGCAACGCCACGCTGGCCACGGTGGCCGCGCCGGTGGGCAACGCGCTGTTCGCCACGGCGGCGGGGCTCTTCGCGGCCATCCCGGCGGTGGTCGCCTACAACTCGTTCGTCAGCCGCATCAAGGTGTTCGACACGGAGATGTCCAACTTCTCCGCGGACTTCCTCAACATCATCAAGCGGCACTTCTTCCGCTAGGGAGCGCACGGCCATGGGAATGGGCGGAGGCAACCGAGGCGGTGGCCGCACCACCATGAGCGAGATCAACGTCACGCCCATGGTGGACGTGATGCTGGTGCTGCTCATCATCTTCATGGTCACCGCGCCCCTCATCCAGCAGGGCGTGAAGGTGAACCTGCCGGAGACGAAGGCCACCCCCGTCGAGGCCAGCGACAAGAAGCTGGTGCTGTCCATCGACGCCGCGCGCAAGGTCTACATCGGCGACGCGGAGGTCTCCCTGGACGAGTTGGAGGCGAAGCTCGCCGCCAACGCCAAGGCCCAGGCGGACAAGGAGGTCTATCTCCACGCGGACCGCGAGGTGCCCTACGGCGTCGTGGTCGAGGTGATGGCCGCCGCGCAGCACGCGGGCATCCACAACGTGGGGATGATCACGGACCCGTCCGGCGGGGGTCGGGCGTCCAAGGCTCCGGCAGCCAAGCCCAAGGAGGCGAAGCGCTAGGCCATGCACCCCGCGGTGAGCCACAGCCTGCTGTTGACGCGACCCTCTCGGCTGTCGCGCTTCCTCGTCTTCTCCGTGGTGGGGCACGTGGGCGTGCTGCTCGCGGCGGTGCTCTACGCGCGCCTCGCCGCGCGGCCGCCCGTGGACCTGAACCCCGAGCCCATCAAGGCGTCACTCGTGCGCCTGGGCAAGCCGCGCGACCCCAAGCTCCTGCCGCGCAAGGAGCAGCTGCCGCCGCCTCCCAAGGAAGTCGAGGCGAAGCCCGTGGCCACGCCCCAGGCGCCGCAGCCCGAGCCCGCCAAGGTCGCCGTGCCGGTGCCCGGCGTGAAGCCCGAGCCCGCCGCGCAGCCCACGCCGCAGAAGGGCGACAAGAGCGCGGAGGACCGCCGCAAGCGGCTGTTCGGCGCGTTCGACAAGACGGCCAAGCCGCAGCCCGCCGAGGACCTGGAAGGCGCCGAGGATGGTGACCCGGATGGCGACTCCGCCACCGCCGAGGGCGAGCGCTACTACGGCCTGCTGAAGTCCCAGGTGCGCCGCCACTACAACGTGGCGGACACCATTCCCGACGCCGAGCGGATGTACCTCAAGGCTCAGGTGGCGGTGCGGCTGGGCCGCTCCGGCGAGGTGCTGGACGTGAGCCTGGCGAAGTCCAGTGGCAACGACCTGTTCGACTCGGCCGTGCTCGCGGCCGTGCGCAAGGCATCCCCCTACTCTCCTCCTCCCGATGCGCTTCGCGACTCGCTCCAGAAGAGCGGCGTCGTCCTGGTGTTCAGCCCATGAAAGCCCTCCTGCTCTCGCTCCTGCTGGTCCCGCTCGCGGCGCTCGCCCAGGCGCCCGTCATCGAAATCTCCGGCGCCAACTTCCGCCCGCTGCCGCTGGCCAATCCCGCGCCCGTGGCGCAGGACCCGGGCGCCAAGAAGCTGGTCGCGCCCTTCGACGCGGCGCTCGGCTATGACCTGTCCGCCTCGGGCATCTTCCAGGTGTTGGACCGCGCGAGCTTCACCGCGGACGCCAAGGAAGGCATGACCGCCGGCAGCATCAACTTCAGCCGCTGGGCGGACGTGGGCGCTGAGTCGCTCGTCAAGGTGTCGCTCGCGCAGGACGGTGGCTCGCTGCGCGCCGAGCTGCGGCTGTTCAACGTGGCCACGGGCCGCGAGGACCTCAAGGTGGCCAAGGACGCGCCGGCGGATCAGCCGCGCAAGCTGGCGCACGCGCTGGCGGACGCGCTCTACCGGCACTTCACCCACGAGCCCAGCCCGTTCCTCACCCGCATCACCTACGCGCGCAAGGCCGGCTCCAACCGCGACGTGTTCGTGGCGGACTGGGACGGCAACAACGCCCAGGCGCTCACGCAGGGCGGCACCAACATCCTCCCTACGCTGGGGCCCAGCGGGCAGGTGGCCTACACGTCGTATCGCAAGAACCGTCCCGACATCTGGGTCCAGACGCCGGGCGGCGAGGCGAAGCCCCTGGTGACCGAGGGACAGATGGCCACGGGCGCGGCGTACTCGCCGGACGGCAAGCGGCTCGCGTACGCGCTGGCCGAGGGCGAGAGCGCGCAGATCTACGTGGCCAACGCCGACGGCAGCGGCGCGAAGGCCATCACCGACACGCCCTACGGGCTCAACACCAGCCCCTCGTGGTCGCCGGACGGCAAGCGCATCGCCTTCGTGTCCAACCGGGGCGGCAGCCCGCAGGTCTACGTCATGGGCGCGGATGGCTCCGGCGTGCGGCGCCTCACCTTCCAGGGCAACTACAACCAGACGCCGGACTGGTCGCCGCGCGGAGACCTCATCGCGTTCACCGCGCGCGACGAGCGCAACGCGTTCGACCTGTTCACCGTGAACGTGGACTCCGGCAAGGTGACGCGCCTCACGCAGGACCAGGGCAACAACGAGGAGCCCACGTTCTCTCCCAACGGGCGCCTCATCCTCTTCAGCTCGAACCGCAACGGCACGCCCTTCCTGTGGGTCATGACGTCGGATGGCGGCAACCAGCTTCCGCTGCCCATGGACAAGGGGAGCTGGCTGACGCCTGACTGGGGCGCTGCTCCCGCCTCGCCGTGAGTTCGGGCCGGCGTTGACAGCGCGGTCGCGCTCGGGTCCATTCCGTGGGCCATGAGCGCGACCTTTCGCTCCCACTGGGGGCTCGATCCCGACGTTACGTTCCTCAATCATGGCTCGTTCGGAGCCTGTCCCACCGAGGTGCTGCGCCGCCAAACGGAGCTGCGCGCCCGGCTGGAGTCCGAGCCCGTCCGCTTCCTGCACCGCGAAATCGAGCCGCTGCTCGACGCCGCTCGTCACGCGCTCGGCGCGTTCCTGGACGCGGATGGGGATGACCTCGGCTTCGTCACGAACGCCACCACGGGCGTGAACACGGTGCTGCGCTCGCTGCGCTTCGAGCCCGGGGACGAGCTGCTCACCACCGACCACGAATACAACGCGTCCCGCAACGCGCTGGACTTCGCCGCCAGCCACTGGGGCGCTCGCGTGGTGGTGGCGACGCTGCCGTGGCCCGTGGCCTCCAAGCAGGAGCTGGTGGACGCGGTGCTCGCGCGCGTGACGCCGCGCACGCGGCTGTTGCTCATCGACCACGTCAGCAGCCAGACGGCGCTCATCATGCCGGTGCCGGAGCTGGTGCGCGCCCTGCGTGAGCGTGGCGTGGAGACCCTCGTGGACGGCGCACACGCGCCGGGCATGCTGCCCCTCTCCCTGCGCTCACTGGGCGCCGGGTACTACACGGGCAACTGCCACAAGTGGCTGTGCGCGCCCAAGGGCGCCGCCTTCCTCCACGTGCGCCGAGACCTGCAGCCGGGCATCAAACCCCTGGTCATCAGCCACGGCCACAACGCGGCCCGTACGGACCGCTCGCAGTTCCGGCTGGACTTCGACTGGACCGGCACGCACGACCCTTCCGCGTTCCTCTGCGTCCCCGAGGCGCTGCGCGTCATGGGCGGCATGCTCCCCGGAGGCTGGCCCGAGGTGATGGCCTCCAACCACGCCAAGGTCCTGGCCGCGCGCGCGCTGCTGTGCGAGCGCCTGGGCGTCGCGCCCCACTGCCCCGACGAGATGGTGGGCAGCATGGCCACGGTGGCGCTGCCCGCGGGGACGGGTGCGCATGCCCTGAGCCCGCTCGGGTTGGATCCGCTGCACGTCCAGCTCTTCGACCGATACCGCATCGAGGTCCCGGTCGTCCCATGGCCTCGCGCGCCAGAGCGCCACATTCGCGTGTCGGCCCAGCTCTACAACACGATGGCGGACTACCAGCGGCTCGCGGAGGCTTTGGAAGCGCTCCTGCGTTGAGTAGGCTGCCGCGAATGTCTCGTTTCGCCACCATCGATGTGGGAACCAATTCGGTGCTGCTGCTCGTCGCCGAGCGCGCACCGGACGGGCGCTTCGAGCCCGTGTTGGAGCGGGCGGAAATCACCCGACTCGGGCGCGGGGTGGACCAGAGTCGCCGCCTGTCGCCCGAGGGAATGGAGGCCACGCTCGAGGTGCTGACGCGCTTCGCGGACGAGGCCCGCGCCCTCGGTGCCGAGGGCATCGCGGTGTCCGCCACCAGCGCCGCGCGCGACGCCCAGAACGGCGCCGAGTTCCTCGAGGCCGCCCGCCAGCGCGCGGGCGTCACCGTGGAGATCATCTCCGGCGCGCTGGAGGCGCAGCTCTCGTTCGCCGCGGTGTACTCGGACTTCGCGACCGAGGCGGCTGGCCCCCTGCTGGTGGTGGACATCGGCGGAGGCTCCACCGAGCTCATCTTCGGCAACCGCGCGGGCAACGTGGAGTTCCGACACAGCTACGACGTGGGCGCGGTGCGGCTCACCGAGCGCTTCGTGCGCGCGGATCCGATGACCGCCGAGGACCGCGCGCGCATCGAGGCCGCGCTCCGGGAGACCTTCACCGCGCATCCGCATCCGCCCGCGCCCCCGGGCTCGGTGCTGGTGGGCGTGGCGGGCACCGTCACCACGCTCTACGCCATCCAGCACGCCATCGACCCGTATGACGCCACGCGCGTGCATGGCGGCACGCTGTCGCTGGGTGAGCTGAAGGCACTGGCCGACCGCCTCTGTCAGCTCTCGCTGGAGGAGCGTCGCAAGCTGCCCGGGCTCCAGCCCAAGCGCGCCGACGTCATCCCCGCCGGAGCGCTCATCCTCCTCGAGGCCGTGAAGGCATTGGGCCTCGACGGATGCCGTGTGAGTGACCGAGGACTCCGATGGGGACTGCTCGCGCATCGCTTCGGCGCGGGAGGGGTGCCTTCATGAACGCCACGCCGCTGTCGGAGCCCGCCGGAGCTGGAGCGCCCCTCATGCCCGTGACGCCCCCGCCTGTCTCGCCCGCCTCGGGGGCGCGCTACGCGCTGTTCATCCTCACCCTCATCAACCTCATCAACTACCTCGACCGCTACATCATCGCGGTCGCGCTGCCGGCCATTCAGCACGAGTTCGGCATCAACGACACGCAGTCCGGCTGGCTGGGCACGGTGTTCATCATCGTGTTCATGCTGGCCTCGCCCCTGGGCGGCTTCCTGGGGGACCGCATGCCGCGCAAGCTGCTGGTCGCGGGCGGCGTGCTCCTGTGGAGCCTCGCCACGGGCGCCAGCGGAGCGGCCACCTCGTTCATCGCGCTGCTCATCGCCCGCGGCGTGATTGGCATTGGCGAGGCCGGCTACGGCGCCGTGGCGCCTTCCATCATCTCGGACCTCTACCCGCGCGAGCTGCGCACGCGGATGCTGTCGTTCTTCTACATCGCCATCCCGGTGGGCGCGGCCATGGGCTACGGGCTGGGCGCGTGGATGACGAACAGCTTCTCCTGGCACTGGGCCTTCTACGCGGGCGGCGTCCCTGGCCTCATCCTGGGCACCCTCGCGTTCTTCATGCCCGAGCCCCAGCGCGGCGCCATGGACGGCCCCGACGCGCCCGTGAAGCTGCCCTTCATGGAGGGCCTCAAGGGCCTGGGACGCAACGCGGCCTTCTGGGCGACCACCACGGGCTACACGCTCATGACGTTCTCCATTGGCGGCCTGGGCTTCTGGATGCCCACCTACCTGGAGCGCGAGCGGGGCATGCCCGGCAACACCACGGGCATCGTGTTCGGCGCCATCACGGCGGTGGCGGGCCTCACGGGCACGCTGACGGGCGGGTGGCTCGGAGACAAGCTGGACCGTCGGCGCGAGGGCGGTGGCCTGTGGCTGTCCGGCCTGGGCCTGCTGCTCGCCGCCCCGTGCATGTACCTGGCGGTGAATCTTCGGGGCACGACGCTCACCTTCATCGCCATCGGCGTGGCGCAGTTCCTCGTGTTCTTCAACAGCGGCCCCATCAACGCGGCCATCGTCAACTGCGTGCCGCCCGCGTTCCGCGCCTTCGCCATGGGCCTCAACGTGCTCTGCATCCACCTGCTCGGGGATGCCATCTCGCCCGTGCTCATCGGCGGAATCGCCGACGCGGCCAGCCTGAAGACGGCCATCGAGGTCAACGCCATCCCCGTGCTGTTCGGCGGACTGGCGCTGCTGCTCGGCGCCAAGCTGTTCCGCGATGCGGTGCCGCGCGGGCGCGCTACCGCGTGACCGTGGCCGAGGCGTCCAGCCTCGGCCGGTACTCCTCCGCCAGCCGCTCCACCTCGGTGGTCAGCCGCTCGCCCTCCGTGAGCAGGAGCGAGCGCAGTCGCTGGCGATTGCCCAGGATGAAGAACACGCCCAGGTCGCGGCGCAGCGCCTTCCAGCGCTCCGCGAAGTAGAGCGTGAAGAGGGCCAGCGGCGGCACCCCGACGAAGGTCACCACGCCCCACGGCCAGCCTCGCCACAGCGTGGCGGCGACCGTCAGCCCGGCCCACCACGCGAGCGCGAGCACCAGCGACGTGAGGAACTTCATCGTGGCCTGCACGTCCAGCTCCGCCTTGCGGCTGACCAGACGGGGCACCTGATAGGGCAACCCGAAGAGCGCCAGGCCGAGCACGAACACGGGCAGGCCGCACACCAGCGACAGGAGGTTCTTCACCACGAAGGGCACCAGGGCTTCTTCCCGGTACTCCAGCGCCAGGTCCGCGGGCCCCGCCGCGCGCACGAGTTCCAGCCGGTGGCTGAATGACGACAGGTCATCGCGAATGCGCTCGAAGCGCTCGGGCGCCTCTCCTCGGAACATCTGGATGCCGCGAGCCCACAGCCGCAGCCGCTCCGCGTCGAGCGGGGCGCCGCGCTTCAACGCGAAGAGCTGCTCCGCCAGCTGAATCAACGGCAGGTCCGCCCACTCCTCCAGGTTCAGCGTGACGGCGCGCAGCCCCTCGGCGACGCGCTCGGTCAGCGCGCGCACCGCGTCCGGCTCTCCCGCCGCGTCCGAGGGCAGGTACGGCAGGACGTCGATGGCGGCGCCCACGTCGATGAGCACCTCGCTGCGGAACACGTTCTTGCGCGCGTACGTCAGGCCCACCGGAACGATGCGCACCCGAGCCCCCTCACGCGCCGCGCCCAGGGCGATGCGCGCCGCGCCCGTCTTCAGCTCCGCCAGCATCGGCTCCGAGTGGCTCTTGCCCTCGGGGAAGATGGTGAGGGCGCGCCCCGCCAGCAGCGCGCCGCGCGCCGCCTCCAGCGTCCCCTCGTTCCGGCCCATCTGCGCCGGGTCGTCCTGCTTGCGGTACACCGGCAGCGCATCCAGCCCGCGCAAGAGCGTGCCAATGACAGGCATCTTGAACAGCGGCGCCTTGGCCAGGAACGTGACTCGCCGCCGCGTGAGGATGAACACCAGCGCCGGGTCGATGAGCCCGTTGGGGTGGTTGCCCACGAAGAGCACCGGCCCCTCCCCCTCCTCGACGGGGGCATTCACCCGCACCCGGTAGAAGAGGCGAAGGGCCAGCGACACGACGGCTCGCACGAACGCGTAGAACACGCCCGGACTCTATACCGGACCCTCCGGGGTCCACTGGACCCCAGCGGACACTGTCACTGCGCGCTGTAGCTTCAGGCGTCACGCCGGCCCGCGCACTGTGGCATGCCACGTCACGCCCAGTCCTCCGCACCTGTCTTGGATGTCCAGCCTTTCCTGGCATGACGCGTGCTCATCCAGGCCGCGAGCGAAGCCGCCCGTCCTGGCGACCCGCTCGGCGGCCCGAGGCGAGGGTCGGGCCGTCGCGGCTCACCCACCCCTCGGAGCCCCGCCATGAAACCTGGACTGTCTTTGCTGACTCCCCTGCTCGCGCTCGCGTTGCTCGGAAGCTCACCCGCCTGGGCGCAGGATGACGAGCCCATTCCCGAAGGCTGTGTCGAGAAGCGCTACTGCGATGGGACGAAGTGCTACGAGGAAGACGCGCCCCAGTCGTTGCTGGCCTGCAGCTGCGGCCTGCTCGACCCGACGTGTGGCGTGGGCAAGTGCGTGGAAGGCGAATACTGCGACGGCAGCGCCTGCGGAGAGACGGCGCGCTGTCATCCGACGAACTCGCCCATCTCCCGGGTGATGTGCGCGGGCGAGAAGATGAGCCCCACGTGCGAGCTGCCCGCGGGTGGCTGCGGCGTGGGCCGCTGCGAGGACGCGGCCTACTGCGACAGCTGCGGCTGCCAGCCGCGCGAGTCCGCGGCCTCTCAGGCCCTGTGCGAGTGCAAGCTGGCCGAGACGCGGTTCGGTCTGGGCGAGTGCGTGGACGGCGGCTACTGCGAGAACGCGGCGAGCGAGTCCGGACAGTGCTTCAAGCCCGAGGCCGACATCTCGCGCGCCATGTGTCGGGGCGCCACGCTGGAGCAGTGCGTGGCCTCTCCCATCCAGGAGCCGACGTACTGCAAGGAAGGCAGCTACTGCGACGCGAAGGGTTGCTATCCGGAAGACTCGGCCATCTCGAAGATGAACTGCGCCTTCACGCCCGCGCCGCAGGAAGCCAGGCGTCTGGCCACCGCGCTGGGCCCCTACGACGTGGGCGTGATTCCTCGCCGTCCATGGGCCTGTCCGAGCGGCAGCGAGTACATCGAGTTCTACACGGACGATGAAGACAGCCGGAATGACAACTACACCTGGGGCTGGGTGGGCGCGACGCGACAGAACAGCGCGGGCACGCGGCTGGGATTCTGCCGGGTGGACGGCACGCTCTTCACCAACCTCGTGGATGTCTGGAACCGCGACCTCGCCATGGCCACCTACTCGGTGCTGCGGCTGGGCTCCCGGTGCCCGCCGGGCGGGATTCCCTTCACGCGGAACATGGACGACGAGGACAAGAACAACCGCAACAGCTTCACGGGCAACATCTGGCCCAACGTGTCCAACCGCAACACGTCCCTCAACTTCTGTCTGTTCATGGCCACGACGCGCAGCGGGATGCGGAGCTTCCCCTGGCTGGGCGTCGAATACGGCGTGTTCGCCGCGTCGGACCACGCTTCGGCCAACTGGCGCCAAGCGGGCTACATCCACATCGACGACGAGGACAGCAGCAACGCCAACTCGTTCAGCTATGACAACACCGGCAACATCCGCCTGCTCATCCACTCCATGGTCTGGGGTGGCGCGAACACGGAGATGCGGCTGG
It encodes the following:
- a CDS encoding MotA/TolQ/ExbB proton channel family protein, with amino-acid sequence MIPHLPLALAAMNYVEIIRDASFIELAVLLLLMGVSVASWALIAMKASQLSRARAQSLTFLDMFWKASRLEAIYQSAQKLEGSPLSKVFCAGYEELSKLAQTKEGAAEDAMSAKLGGIENVERALNRAATAQITELEARVSFLGTVGAASPFVGLFGTVIGILSAFNEIAEKGNATLATVAAPVGNALFATAAGLFAAIPAVVAYNSFVSRIKVFDTEMSNFSADFLNIIKRHFFR
- the tolR gene encoding protein TolR, translating into MGMGGGNRGGGRTTMSEINVTPMVDVMLVLLIIFMVTAPLIQQGVKVNLPETKATPVEASDKKLVLSIDAARKVYIGDAEVSLDELEAKLAANAKAQADKEVYLHADREVPYGVVVEVMAAAQHAGIHNVGMITDPSGGGRASKAPAAKPKEAKR
- a CDS encoding TonB family protein, producing the protein MHPAVSHSLLLTRPSRLSRFLVFSVVGHVGVLLAAVLYARLAARPPVDLNPEPIKASLVRLGKPRDPKLLPRKEQLPPPPKEVEAKPVATPQAPQPEPAKVAVPVPGVKPEPAAQPTPQKGDKSAEDRRKRLFGAFDKTAKPQPAEDLEGAEDGDPDGDSATAEGERYYGLLKSQVRRHYNVADTIPDAERMYLKAQVAVRLGRSGEVLDVSLAKSSGNDLFDSAVLAAVRKASPYSPPPDALRDSLQKSGVVLVFSP
- a CDS encoding PD40 domain-containing protein, yielding MKALLLSLLLVPLAALAQAPVIEISGANFRPLPLANPAPVAQDPGAKKLVAPFDAALGYDLSASGIFQVLDRASFTADAKEGMTAGSINFSRWADVGAESLVKVSLAQDGGSLRAELRLFNVATGREDLKVAKDAPADQPRKLAHALADALYRHFTHEPSPFLTRITYARKAGSNRDVFVADWDGNNAQALTQGGTNILPTLGPSGQVAYTSYRKNRPDIWVQTPGGEAKPLVTEGQMATGAAYSPDGKRLAYALAEGESAQIYVANADGSGAKAITDTPYGLNTSPSWSPDGKRIAFVSNRGGSPQVYVMGADGSGVRRLTFQGNYNQTPDWSPRGDLIAFTARDERNAFDLFTVNVDSGKVTRLTQDQGNNEEPTFSPNGRLILFSSNRNGTPFLWVMTSDGGNQLPLPMDKGSWLTPDWGAAPASP
- a CDS encoding aminotransferase class V-fold PLP-dependent enzyme, with the protein product MSATFRSHWGLDPDVTFLNHGSFGACPTEVLRRQTELRARLESEPVRFLHREIEPLLDAARHALGAFLDADGDDLGFVTNATTGVNTVLRSLRFEPGDELLTTDHEYNASRNALDFAASHWGARVVVATLPWPVASKQELVDAVLARVTPRTRLLLIDHVSSQTALIMPVPELVRALRERGVETLVDGAHAPGMLPLSLRSLGAGYYTGNCHKWLCAPKGAAFLHVRRDLQPGIKPLVISHGHNAARTDRSQFRLDFDWTGTHDPSAFLCVPEALRVMGGMLPGGWPEVMASNHAKVLAARALLCERLGVAPHCPDEMVGSMATVALPAGTGAHALSPLGLDPLHVQLFDRYRIEVPVVPWPRAPERHIRVSAQLYNTMADYQRLAEALEALLR
- a CDS encoding Ppx/GppA family phosphatase, translated to MSRFATIDVGTNSVLLLVAERAPDGRFEPVLERAEITRLGRGVDQSRRLSPEGMEATLEVLTRFADEARALGAEGIAVSATSAARDAQNGAEFLEAARQRAGVTVEIISGALEAQLSFAAVYSDFATEAAGPLLVVDIGGGSTELIFGNRAGNVEFRHSYDVGAVRLTERFVRADPMTAEDRARIEAALRETFTAHPHPPAPPGSVLVGVAGTVTTLYAIQHAIDPYDATRVHGGTLSLGELKALADRLCQLSLEERRKLPGLQPKRADVIPAGALILLEAVKALGLDGCRVSDRGLRWGLLAHRFGAGGVPS
- a CDS encoding MFS transporter, producing MNATPLSEPAGAGAPLMPVTPPPVSPASGARYALFILTLINLINYLDRYIIAVALPAIQHEFGINDTQSGWLGTVFIIVFMLASPLGGFLGDRMPRKLLVAGGVLLWSLATGASGAATSFIALLIARGVIGIGEAGYGAVAPSIISDLYPRELRTRMLSFFYIAIPVGAAMGYGLGAWMTNSFSWHWAFYAGGVPGLILGTLAFFMPEPQRGAMDGPDAPVKLPFMEGLKGLGRNAAFWATTTGYTLMTFSIGGLGFWMPTYLERERGMPGNTTGIVFGAITAVAGLTGTLTGGWLGDKLDRRREGGGLWLSGLGLLLAAPCMYLAVNLRGTTLTFIAIGVAQFLVFFNSGPINAAIVNCVPPAFRAFAMGLNVLCIHLLGDAISPVLIGGIADAASLKTAIEVNAIPVLFGGLALLLGAKLFRDAVPRGRATA
- a CDS encoding 1-acyl-sn-glycerol-3-phosphate acyltransferase, encoding MFYAFVRAVVSLALRLFYRVRVNAPVEEGEGPVLFVGNHPNGLIDPALVFILTRRRVTFLAKAPLFKMPVIGTLLRGLDALPVYRKQDDPAQMGRNEGTLEAARGALLAGRALTIFPEGKSHSEPMLAELKTGAARIALGAAREGARVRIVPVGLTYARKNVFRSEVLIDVGAAIDVLPYLPSDAAGEPDAVRALTERVAEGLRAVTLNLEEWADLPLIQLAEQLFALKRGAPLDAERLRLWARGIQMFRGEAPERFERIRDDLSSFSHRLELVRAAGPADLALEYREEALVPFVVKNLLSLVCGLPVFVLGLALFGLPYQVPRLVSRKAELDVQATMKFLTSLVLALAWWAGLTVAATLWRGWPWGVVTFVGVPPLALFTLYFAERWKALRRDLGVFFILGNRQRLRSLLLTEGERLTTEVERLAEEYRPRLDASATVTR